The following nucleotide sequence is from Candidatus Neomarinimicrobiota bacterium.
TATCGGTACCCGCAGTGATTGTGTAGATGAAGCTTTGTTGGAATTTTTAGCTCGGTTGAACGAACGGGTTCAGGTCACTCTTGAATATGGCATCGAATCCATCCATGATGGATCATTGAGGTGGATGAACCGGGGACATGATTATGAGTCTGTTGTCAAGGCAGTTAACCTGACCAAAAGGTACGGAATTAAGGTTGCCGGACATATCATTATGGGCTTTCCAGTGGAAACCAGGGATATGATGCTGGAAACCGGATTGGCCGCCAACGCCCTGGGCTTGGATTTTCTGAAGGTCCATCAACTGCATGTGGTCAAGGGAACGGTCCTGGCCAAACGCTATCAGGATGAACCTTTTCCCCTGTTCCAGGCTGACGAATATATTGAACTGGTTGCTGACATTCTGGAACGCTTAGATCCTGAGATCGTTATCCAGAGATTATTCGGGGACGCTCCGGATGAGATTCTTATCGCTCCGCGCTGGGGCTATAACATTCCCAAACTGACCCATCTCATGGATT
It contains:
- a CDS encoding TIGR01212 family radical SAM protein (This family includes YhcC from E. coli K-12, an uncharacterized radical SAM protein.) — protein: IGTRSDCVDEALLEFLARLNERVQVTLEYGIESIHDGSLRWMNRGHDYESVVKAVNLTKRYGIKVAGHIIMGFPVETRDMMLETGLAANALGLDFLKVHQLHVVKGTVLAKRYQDEPFPLFQADEYIELVADILERLDPEIVIQRLFGDAPDEILIAPRWGYNIPKLTHLMDLELKHRDTWQGKLFNCEL